tttttttgggattttttttcgaatttttttgtactttttttggatttttttggattttttttggattttttttttgatttttttacggctttttttcattttttggggatttttgggacattttggggacattttggatattttggaaattttgggattttttgggaatttttgggaatttttccgattttttttttattttttctgatttttttctgatttttttgtggatttttttctgattttttttttattttttaaaggtttttttttaattttggggggatttttgggggattttggtgaGATTTGGAGacatttgggatattttggaattttgggtatttttttggaattttggggaatttttccaattaattttggatttttttttttattttttctgattttttttggatttttttggtggattttttgtggattttttcccattttttgacattttaaggggattttgggacattttggagacatttgggatattttggaatttttgggatttttttggaatttttttgattttttgggaatttttttgggaattttttgtggaatttttgggggatttttttgaagattttttgggggattttggggtaaacTTTGCCCATCTCGGGCTCGTATTCCTTCAGAGCCTCGATGGCATTCTCCGCATTCCGCTCCTGGGGAcaattccgggaattttgggaatttttgggaattttttgggaatttttccgattttttttggatttttttctgatttttttcgaatttttttcggattttttttggctttttttctgattttttttatttttttaaaggatttttttcattttttggggatttttgagacattttggggacatttgggatattttggaaattttgggattttttgggaatttttgggaatttttccgattttttttggattttttttgtatttttttaaatttttttctggttttttttttttttttaaggttttttttattttggggggatttttgggacattttggaaCATTTTGGAGacatttgggatattttggaattttgggatttttttggaatttttgggaatttgggaatttttttttttttttaattttttgttcttttttttctgatttttagggattttttgtggattttttgtggattttttttacattttaaggggattttgggacattttggagacatttgggatattttgaatttttgggattttttttgaatttttgggaattttcgggaattttttgggaattttttatgtggaatttttgggggatttttttgaagatttttttggggattttggggtaaacTTTGCCCATCTCGGGCTCGTATTCCTTCCGAGCCTCGATGGCATTCTCCGCATTCCGCTCCTGGAGGAaattgggaattccgggaattttgggaattttttgggaattttttgggaatttttccgattttttttggattttttttgaattttttcgaatttttcggattttttttttatttttttttatttttttttgatttttttacatttttttctcattttttgtggattttggggacattttggggacatttgagatattttggaattttttggatttttttggaatttttgggattttttctggaattttttgggaattttttgggaattttttggatttttttttgatttttttctgatttttttgggaatttttttctgatttttcttggattttttttggtggatttttttggattttttcctttttttgacattttaggaagattttgggacattttggggacatttgggatatttttgaatttttggatttttttggaatttttgggaattttttgggaattttttatgtggaatttttgggggatttttttgaagatttttttgggggattttggggtaaacTTTGCCCATCTCGGGCTCGTATTCCTTCAGAGCCTCGATGGCATTCTCCGCATTCCGCTCCTGGGgagaattccgggaattttgggaatttttgggaattttttgggaatttttccgattttttttggatttttttttgattttttttgattttttttggattttttttttttttttttttttttacaatttttttacggctttttttcattttttggggatttttgggacattctggggacatttgggatattttgtaatttttaggattttttttggatatttgggaatttttgggaatttttcggaattttttgggggatttttggaggatttttggggaattttacaggattttttgtggatttttttgttttttttgacattttaaggggattttggggacattttggggacatttggagaCATTTGGGATactttggaattttggggattttttgggaatttttgggatttttttttgattttttggggaatttttttgggaattttggggaatttttgggggattttttttttaatttttggggaatttttggaggatttttggggcattttggggacatttggagacatttgggatattttggaatttttgggatttttttggaatttttgggaatttttgggattttttggggaatttttggggattttttttgatgatttttggggcattttgggacatttggggacatcagAGGGACCTCAAGGGAcaccaaacccccccaaaccccccccaacccccccaccccccccccccccacccccccccaacccccccacccccccccccccaaccccccccaccccccccaccccccccccccccccccccaaccaccccccacaccccccccacccccccccccccaccccccccccccccccacccccccccaccccccccccaccccccccccaccccccccccccaccccccccacccccccccccaccccccccccaccccccccacccccccccccacccccccccccccaccccccccccacccccccccccccccccccaccccccccccaccccccccaccccccccccaccccccccccccccacccccccccacccccccccaccccccccccacccccccccccaaccccccccccaccccccccaccccccccccccccccccccacccccccccccccccccaccccccccccccccccccccccccacccccccccccaccccccccccaccccccccaccccccccccccccccccccccccccacccccccccaacccccccccacccccccccccaccccccccccccccccccaccccccacccccccccccccccccaaccccccccccccccccccacccccccacccccccccccccacccccccccacccccccccacccccccccccacccccccccccaccccccccaacccccccccacccccccccccaccccccccaccccccccccaccccccccccaacccccccccccacccccccccaacccccccccccacccccccccccaacccccccccccccacccccccccacccccccccaacccccccccaaccccccccccacaccccccccaccccccccccccaccccccccccccacccccccccacccccccccacccccccccacccccccccaccccccccccccacccccccccccaccccccccccaccccccccccaccccccccccaccccccccccccaccccccccaccccccccccaccccccccccaccccccccccccacccccccccaccccccccccaccacccccccccaccccccccaccacccccccccccaaccccccccaccccccccaacccccccccccacccccccccccccccacacccccaccccccccaccccccccccacaccccccccccaccccccccacaccccccccccacaccccccccccccccccccacccccccccacacccccccaaccccccccccacccccccccccccacccccccacccccccccccaaccccccccaccccccccccccacccccccccaaccccccccacctccccccccaccccccccccaacccccccccacccccccccacaccccccacaaccccccccaacccccccccacccccccaccccccaccacccccacccccccaacccccaccccccaaccccccccacccaacccccccccccaaccccccccccacccccccccaccccctcccccacacaccccccccctcccccccacaaCCCCCCAACCCCCCACCATCCCCCCCAACCCCCAATCCCCCCCCACAACCCCCACCAATCCCCCAcaaatcccccaaacctcccccacaAATCCCCCCAACCAATCCCCAACCCaca
The window above is part of the Poecile atricapillus isolate bPoeAtr1 chromosome 34, bPoeAtr1.hap1, whole genome shotgun sequence genome. Proteins encoded here:
- the LOC131590695 gene encoding LOW QUALITY PROTEIN: basic proline-rich protein-like (The sequence of the model RefSeq protein was modified relative to this genomic sequence to represent the inferred CDS: deleted 3 bases in 2 codons); this translates as MAFSGPQGTPNPPKPPPTPPPPPPPPPPNPPTPPPPTPPTPPTPPPPPPNHPPHPPHPPPPTPPPPPPPPTPPPPPPHPPPPPPPPPPPPPPTPPTPPPTPPPPPPPHPPPPPPTPPPPPPPPPHPPPPHPPPPPPTPPPPPPPTPPPPPPPPPPPPPPPPPPPPPPPPPPPTPPPTPPPPPPPPPPPPPPPPPPNPPPPPPPPPPPPPTPHPPPPPQPPPPPPTPPPPPPHPPPPPPTPPPTPPPTPPNPPPPPPPPPPPPPPPPQPPPPPPPNPPPHPPPQPPPPHPPPPPPNPPPTPPPHPPHPPPPPPPPTPPHPPPPPPTPPHPPPPPPPPPPPHPPPTPPPPPPPTPPTPPPPPPHPPPPPPPTPPPPPPPTPPTTPPPNPPHPPQPPPPPPPPPTPPPPPPPPHTPPPPPPHPPPTPPPPPPTPPHTPPTPPPPPPPHPPTPPPNPPHPPPPPPPNPPHLPPHPPPNPPPPPPTPPTTPPNPPPPPHPPPPPPPQPPPPNPPHPTPPPNP